DNA from Arthrobacter sp. PvP023:
TCTACGACGCTGTGCCCGTTGAAGAAATCCGGTTGATCCTGGCCCGCGTCAACCCCTGGTTGCTGGAAGAACTGGATGACCGCCTGGACGAGGCGGACGACACCGACTACGAGAACCTCTCCTACGAGTCCTAGCGGACGCCCTCCCAGAGGGCCCGTTCCCATGGCCGGGGGTCGTCAACGACTCCCGAACCGGTATTGAAAAGCATGGTGGCACGGCGTTCGAGATCGTAGCCGGGCCACCCCGGATCGCCTGCAGAGGCGAAGGAAATCCACGCGGCGTGCATGGCATCAGCCAGTTCCTGCGGCGGGTCTGTTCCAAGCAGCGGTCCGAAGAGCCTGGAATCCGTGTCCAGGGTGTCGAAAACGAACGGCACTTCCACGGCGTGGACTGCGCCGAGGCCGGGAGCGGCCCACGCAAATTCGTACATGTACGTGCGCGCCGACGTCGTAGACGCTGCCTTCGCGTGGGCATCCGCCAGGCGGAGCGCCGGAATCCGCACCCACCAGTCGGTTTCCACGGCGGCAAGCAGCTCGCCGGGAGTACTTCCCGGATAGTGGGACCGGTATTCGCGCAATGCCGTCTCGGCGGGGAGCCCGTACACGCTGATTGGCGGGAAGCCGTCCACACTCCTGGACTCGGCCAGGTCCCGCTCCGTGACCTTGGCGATTACCCCGGTAATGGCAAGGAACAGCTTCCAGTCCTCGGTATTGCTGCCGACCATAAGGTCCACTGTGGAGCCGGCGCCGGCAGCGATCCGTTCGATGGGGCTGCGCGGAACGATATCGCCTTCGACTGTCGGTTGCCAGAGCATCGAACTGGCAACCACCTCGGGTCCCCAGCGCGCCGGGTCCGGACGGGCCGCCAGGTCCGCCTTTAGCTCCGTCTGCGCCGCGAGGAACCGCTGAACGGGGACCGCGGCCATTGCCTCCCGGGTCTGCGGAACGCCGAGCTTCTCGGAAAGGAATCCGCCGATCCTTTGGGCCGTCTGGGTGGGAAGGGCATGGTGGGCGGCGCCACTTTGCAGGATGGCCCGACGGAACAGCCCCTCGGCGCGGGGCATCGAGAGGAGAACGCCGATGCTCATGGCACCTGCCGACTGGCCAAACACGGTGACGTTGGCGGGATCGCCGCCGAAGGCTGCAATGTTGTCACGGACCCACTCCAGGGCCGCCACCTGGTCGAGGAGGCCGATGTTCGCCTGCCCGTCCCCAAGGTCCAGGAACCCGTCGGCGCCGACGCGCCAGTTGATCACCACACAAACGACACCGTCCCTGGCGAAGTTCGTGCCGTTGTACGCCGCTGTAGAGCCGATTTCGAACGCGCCGCCCTGGATCCAGACCATAACCGGCAGGCCGCGGCTGCCGTGGTCCGGTGTCCAGACGTTGAGGTTCAGGCAGTCCTCGCCGGCCAGGGCCGTGTCCCACTCCGTACCCGCACTTTCCGGAGGGGCAAGCTGGAAAGGGGCCGTGCCGTACTGAATGGCGTCCCGCACTCCGCTCCAGGGCTGGACCGGCTGCGGCGGCCGAAGCCGGTTCGCGCCAGCTGT
Protein-coding regions in this window:
- a CDS encoding carboxylesterase/lipase family protein — translated: MDTIVKTTHGRLRGSIADGVHRFLGIPFAASTAGANRLRPPQPVQPWSGVRDAIQYGTAPFQLAPPESAGTEWDTALAGEDCLNLNVWTPDHGSRGLPVMVWIQGGAFEIGSTAAYNGTNFARDGVVCVVINWRVGADGFLDLGDGQANIGLLDQVAALEWVRDNIAAFGGDPANVTVFGQSAGAMSIGVLLSMPRAEGLFRRAILQSGAAHHALPTQTAQRIGGFLSEKLGVPQTREAMAAVPVQRFLAAQTELKADLAARPDPARWGPEVVASSMLWQPTVEGDIVPRSPIERIAAGAGSTVDLMVGSNTEDWKLFLAITGVIAKVTERDLAESRSVDGFPPISVYGLPAETALREYRSHYPGSTPGELLAAVETDWWVRIPALRLADAHAKAASTTSARTYMYEFAWAAPGLGAVHAVEVPFVFDTLDTDSRLFGPLLGTDPPQELADAMHAAWISFASAGDPGWPGYDLERRATMLFNTGSGVVDDPRPWERALWEGVR